One window of the Hyalangium gracile genome contains the following:
- a CDS encoding aminotransferase class V-fold PLP-dependent enzyme: MTPSFDSYRAQFPVLEKQLYLNHAGVAPTSLRAAAAVREWMEDVVHHGVRHERQWEARAEHTRRLAARLIGAEPEEIAFVRNTSHGLGLVAEGLDWRPGDEVAVATSLEYPSNVYPWLHLKDRGVEVREIAASEGGVTPEAVAAALTPRTRLVAVSSVQYASGYRTDLDAVGALCERAGVLLCVDGIQSVGCLPVDVKRSRIHFLSADSHKWMLGISGIGMLYARKDVLPRLRPVLVGWRSTTDAWNFHRSHFELRSDALKLEEGSHSYTGIYALGAALELLLEVGADAIEARIRELLRALDAELRALGCDTGPAPEHRAGILTFLPPSGDPRQLYGWLTEREVTLSFRRGRLRISPHFYNRPDELERLVRMVRDFTGG, translated from the coding sequence GTGACTCCGTCCTTCGACTCCTACCGCGCCCAGTTCCCCGTCCTGGAGAAGCAGCTGTACCTCAACCACGCGGGGGTGGCTCCTACCAGCCTGCGTGCCGCCGCCGCCGTGCGGGAGTGGATGGAGGACGTGGTGCACCATGGCGTGCGGCACGAGCGCCAGTGGGAGGCACGCGCCGAGCACACCCGGAGGTTGGCGGCGCGGCTGATCGGCGCGGAGCCGGAGGAGATCGCCTTCGTGCGCAACACCAGCCACGGGCTGGGGCTGGTGGCCGAGGGGCTGGACTGGCGGCCCGGTGACGAGGTGGCGGTGGCCACGTCGCTCGAGTACCCCTCCAACGTCTATCCCTGGCTGCACCTGAAGGATCGAGGCGTGGAGGTGCGGGAGATCGCCGCGAGCGAGGGAGGCGTCACGCCGGAGGCGGTGGCCGCGGCGCTCACGCCGCGCACCCGGCTGGTGGCGGTCAGCTCCGTTCAGTACGCCAGCGGCTACCGGACGGACCTGGACGCGGTGGGCGCCCTGTGCGAGCGCGCTGGAGTGCTGCTGTGCGTGGATGGCATCCAGAGCGTGGGCTGCCTGCCGGTGGACGTAAAGCGCAGCCGCATCCACTTCCTGAGCGCGGACAGCCACAAGTGGATGCTGGGCATCTCCGGCATCGGCATGTTGTACGCGAGGAAGGACGTGCTGCCCCGGCTGCGCCCCGTGCTGGTGGGGTGGCGGAGCACCACGGACGCATGGAACTTCCACCGCTCCCACTTCGAGCTGCGCTCGGACGCGCTGAAGCTGGAGGAGGGGAGCCATTCCTACACGGGCATCTATGCGCTCGGGGCCGCGCTGGAGCTGCTGCTCGAGGTGGGCGCGGACGCCATCGAGGCCCGCATCCGGGAGCTGCTGCGGGCCCTGGACGCGGAGCTGCGGGCCCTGGGCTGCGACACGGGGCCGGCGCCGGAGCACCGTGCCGGCATCCTCACGTTCCTGCCCCCCAGCGGGGATCCGCGACAGCTCTACGGCTGGCTGACCGAGCGCGAGGTGACGCTCTCCTTCCGCCGGGGCCGGCTGCGTATCTCCCCCCACTTCTACAACCGGCCGGACGAGCTGGAGCGGCTGGTCCGCATGGTGCGTGACTTCACGGGCGGGTGA